The sequence CGGCGGCAGGTCCAGTCCGGGACTCTTCCAGCGGCTCAGGGTCAGAACCGCCCGGGCCCAAGGAGCTGCGGCAGCTCCCGGGCCCGGCCTCCCTGGCAGCCCCCGCCACCCCTATCCCAGGGCCCTGGCGAGAAAAGGGGTTGGGGGTCGGCGGGCgccctttcccccccttcccacACCGTCCAGCTCCTACCTCCAcctcaacccccaccccctgTCATCCCTGTTGGCAGGCCGAGATGGGATGACCATCTTCGGGCAGCGCCAGACGCCCAAGAAACGGCGGAAGTCGCGCACGGCCTTCACCAACCACCAGATCTACGAGCTGGAGAAGCGCTTCCTCTACCAGAAATACCTGTCCCCCGCCGACCGCGACCAGATCGCGCAACAGCTCGGGCTCACCAACGCGCAGGTCATCACCTGGTTCCAGAACCGGCGCGCCAAGCTCAAGCGCGACCTGGAGGAGATGAAGGCCGACGTGGAGTCCGCCAAGAAACTGGGCCCCAGCCCCCAGGTGGACATCGTGGCACTGGCCGAGCTGGAGCAGAACTCGGAACCGGGCAGCGGCGGTGGCCGGGCCAAGTCTCGGCCCAGCTCGCCCGCGCTACCGCCCGGCgcgcccccgggccccgggcacCTCCAGCTCTCGCCCGCCTCCCCCCTCACGGACCAGCCGGGCAGTAGCCAGGACTGCTCGGAGGACGAGGAAGACGTGGAGATCGATGTGGACGACTGAGCCACGGGGGGCTGCCCGGCTCGCCGCCCCGACCCGCCTCCCCAGACCCGCGAAGACTCCCGCCCcttgccctccacctccccctaacCCCGGATCGGTCCCGGCCCACCTCCCCTGGACCCTGAGAGGGGCGTTGGGTCTTCCCTTCTGCCCCACTCgcctctactccttcctcctccggCCGGACTGGGCTCCCTCCGACCTCGGACTCCTGGCTCCAGAGAGCCGCGGTCAGCCTGCCCCGCGCAGCCCGGCCGGCCCCTTCCTAAGTAAGCAATAAGCACCCGGAGAAGCGGGAGCCGCCAGCCAGACGGCCAACGACTGACTGACGGGCAGACGGCCTCGGGCCCGGGCCCCCGGACCGACGGACCAACCTCATCGCGGC comes from Tachyglossus aculeatus isolate mTacAcu1 chromosome 16, mTacAcu1.pri, whole genome shotgun sequence and encodes:
- the LBX1 gene encoding transcription factor LBX1 encodes the protein MTSKEESKASSGEERRRSPLDHLPPPANSNKPLTPFSIEDILNKPSVRRSYTLCGAAHLLSAADKHSPAGLPLASRALLSQTSPLCALEELASKTFKGLEVSVLQAAEGRDGMTIFGQRQTPKKRRKSRTAFTNHQIYELEKRFLYQKYLSPADRDQIAQQLGLTNAQVITWFQNRRAKLKRDLEEMKADVESAKKLGPSPQVDIVALAELEQNSEPGSGGGRAKSRPSSPALPPGAPPGPGHLQLSPASPLTDQPGSSQDCSEDEEDVEIDVDD